A single region of the Actinoplanes sp. SE50/110 genome encodes:
- a CDS encoding alpha/beta fold hydrolase, which translates to MRTKETVRIPVTTGGAITATVFTPEEPAAVLVVHSATATPQGFYAAFAEYLAADGIAAITYDYRGTGRSGSPRDHRDVGMRDWIGVDAPAVAAWAGDRFPGLPRLAVGHSLGGHAIALGAAGTDPAASVIVASHLAAITTIPSRLERARVRLLLHLLGPASARLLGYVPASRLGLGEDLPAAAMADWGRWVRMGNYFFDDPSMRARERTATLTGPVLAVGAADDPWSTPPQMDVLTTHLTGADVERRTYTPAAAGVPMIGHHGLLRRTLSEAVWPDLLAWLRAHAARARK; encoded by the coding sequence ATGCGAACTAAGGAGACGGTCCGGATTCCGGTGACCACCGGCGGCGCGATCACCGCCACGGTGTTCACGCCCGAGGAGCCGGCCGCCGTGCTCGTCGTGCACTCCGCGACGGCCACCCCGCAGGGCTTCTACGCCGCCTTCGCCGAATACCTCGCCGCCGACGGGATCGCCGCGATCACCTACGACTACCGGGGCACCGGTCGGTCCGGGTCCCCGCGCGACCACCGCGACGTCGGCATGCGCGACTGGATCGGCGTCGACGCCCCCGCCGTCGCCGCCTGGGCCGGCGACCGTTTCCCCGGCCTGCCCCGGCTCGCCGTCGGCCACAGCCTGGGCGGGCACGCCATCGCCCTCGGCGCCGCCGGCACCGACCCGGCCGCCTCGGTGATCGTCGCCTCCCACCTCGCGGCCATCACCACCATCCCGTCCCGCCTCGAGCGCGCCCGGGTCCGCCTGCTGCTCCACCTGCTCGGGCCGGCCTCCGCCCGTCTGCTCGGATACGTACCGGCCAGCCGCCTCGGCCTCGGCGAAGACCTGCCGGCCGCCGCGATGGCCGACTGGGGCCGATGGGTCCGGATGGGCAACTACTTCTTCGACGATCCGTCGATGCGGGCCCGGGAGCGCACCGCCACCCTCACCGGCCCCGTCCTGGCGGTCGGCGCCGCCGACGACCCGTGGTCCACCCCGCCACAGATGGACGTCCTCACCACCCACCTCACCGGCGCCGACGTCGAACGCCGCACCTACACGCCGGCCGCCGCCGGCGTCCCGATGATCGGCCACCACGGGCTGCTGCGCCGCACCCTCAGCGAAGCGGTCTGGCCCGACCTGCTGGCCTGGCTCCGCGCCCACGCGGCGCGGGCGAGGAAGTGA
- a CDS encoding ABC transporter permease codes for MSVPLPAGREPGRLAAVVRRQGALAVLVAVVVISLAAFPGFRSADNAGTILVAAAPPMLIALGMTFVIITGGIDLSVGSLYALGGVVAAWASQYGFAAALAAPLLVCGAIGVLNGVLISRTGMAPFIVTLAALLGARGLMRSISDEGSTTYLVRSSAFHDLGTGAVLGIGLPVWVGAVLVGAGIVVLNRTRFGHAVHAIGGSEDAAALMGLPVRRIKVAVYVLSALLAGLAGAINAAKLGSGVTVLGSGMELDAIAAVVIGGTLLTGGSGSVAGTVAGVLLLGVIQNLINQVGNVNSNWQQVISGAFLAVVVVAQTYLVRARRSRN; via the coding sequence CCCCCTGCCGGCCGGCCGCGAACCCGGTCGCCTCGCCGCGGTGGTCCGGCGTCAGGGTGCGCTCGCCGTGCTGGTCGCCGTCGTGGTGATCAGCCTGGCCGCGTTCCCCGGATTCCGCAGCGCCGACAACGCCGGCACCATCCTGGTCGCCGCGGCACCGCCGATGCTGATCGCGCTCGGCATGACCTTCGTGATCATCACGGGTGGGATCGACCTGTCGGTCGGCTCGCTCTACGCGCTCGGCGGGGTGGTCGCCGCCTGGGCGTCGCAGTACGGTTTCGCCGCGGCGCTGGCGGCTCCACTGCTGGTGTGCGGGGCCATCGGCGTACTCAACGGTGTCCTGATCTCCCGCACCGGCATGGCGCCGTTCATCGTGACCCTGGCCGCCCTGCTCGGCGCCCGCGGGTTGATGCGCAGCATCAGCGACGAGGGCTCGACCACCTACCTGGTCAGGAGCTCCGCCTTCCACGATCTCGGCACCGGTGCGGTGCTCGGCATCGGGCTGCCGGTCTGGGTGGGGGCCGTGCTGGTCGGCGCCGGCATCGTGGTCCTTAACCGGACCCGCTTCGGCCACGCGGTGCACGCGATCGGCGGCAGCGAGGACGCCGCGGCGCTGATGGGCCTCCCGGTCCGCCGGATCAAGGTCGCGGTGTACGTGCTGTCCGCCCTGCTCGCCGGCCTGGCTGGCGCGATCAACGCGGCCAAGCTCGGCTCCGGTGTCACCGTGCTCGGCAGCGGCATGGAACTGGACGCGATCGCCGCCGTGGTGATCGGCGGGACGCTGCTGACCGGGGGCTCCGGATCGGTCGCCGGGACGGTGGCCGGGGTGCTGCTGCTCGGGGTCATCCAGAACCTGATCAACCAGGTGGGCAACGTCAACAGCAACTGGCAGCAGGTGATCAGCGGGGCGTTCCTGGCCGTCGTGGTGGTGGCACAGACGTACCTGGTCCGCGCCCGGAGATCGCGGAACTGA